DNA sequence from the Streptomyces canus genome:
ATCTGGCCGGTGACCAGGCGTTCGAACGCCTCCGCCTGCACCCGGACGGCCTCGGGCCCGAGGTCGGCCAGGATGTGCGAGGCGCGGGCGAACAGGAAGTCGCCGGTCAGCACGGCCACCGAGTTGCCCCAGCGGGTGTTGGCGCTGTCGACGCCCCGCCGGACCTCGGCCTCGTCCATGACGTCGTCGTGGTACAGCGTCGCGAGGTGGGTCAGCTCCACCACCACGGCCGACGGCACCACGCCCGGCGCATAGGGATCCCCGAACTGGGCAGCGAGCATCACGAGGAGCGGACGGAACCGCTTTCCACCCGCGCGCACCAGATGCTGGGCGGCCTCCGTGATGAAGGGAACCTCACTCTTGGTGGCCTCGAGCAATCCCTCCTCGACAGCCGCCATTCCGGCCTGGACATCGGCTTCCAGAGCCTGGTCCCGCACGCTCAGCCCGAACGGCCCGACGACGGTCACGAGGGGTCTCCTGTCTGCTGGTGTCCCACTGGCGGTTATACGGAATGTCGATAGGTCGCTGCCATCACTCAAGTCAGCGTATCCGGTCATCTTTGGATCACCGATAGCGCCCGCCCCGTCCATGCCAGGCGGTATCGGATCACGACCGGTATGTTTTTGATCACCTTAAAAGGACGGATATCTATCGACTTGTAGGGAAGTAGCCGCCCGTGTCCCGAACCGAAGTCGAGATCGAGCCCGAAGAACCCGGCGGCAAACCCTCCCCCGCGGACGACACCGCGTTCTTCGGCCAGCCCAAAGGCCTGCTGACCCTCTCCGGTCTGGAGGTCTGGGAGCGCTTCTCGTTCCTCGGCATGCAGGCCATCCTCGTCCTGTACTTCGCCGACACGCTCGCACACGGCGGTCTGGGCATGTCGGCCGGAACCGCCGCGTCCGTCTCCGCGGCCTACGGCACTCTCGTCTACCTGGTCTCCGTCGCGGGCGGCTGGCTCGCCGACCGCATCCTCGGCTCGTACCGCGCCGTGCTGTGGGGCGGCGTCCTGATCGCCTGCGGCCACTACGCCATGGCCGTCCCGACCGGCACCATGACCTGGGTGGGCCTCGGCCTCATCAGCGCCGGCACCGGGCTCCTGAAGCCCAACGCGGCCACCATGGTCGGCAAGCTCTACGCCACGGACGACGACCGCCGGGACGCGGGTTTCGCGCTGTACTACATGGCGATCAACATCGGCGCCTTCGCGGGCCCGCTCATCACCGGCTGGCTCGGCGAGCACAAGGGCTGGCACTGGGGCTTCTCGGCGGCTGCGATCGGCATGACCTTCGGCCTGATCCAGTACGTCCTGGGCCGCCGCCACCTGGCCGGCCGCAGGGCCGCCGCCGAGTTCGCGCTCGCGCCCGGGGCGATGAGGCGGGCGTTGCGGCTGATCGTCGCGGGGATCGTCGCCGCGGCGGTGATCGCCACCGGTCTGGCGCTCGCCGGCCTGCTCACCATGGACCGCTTCGTCGACCTGCTCACCCTCGTCTCGGTGGTCGCCCCGGTCGTCTACTTCGCGGTGATGTTCGGCAGCCCGCGGGTCACGCCGGAGGAACGCGGCCGTCTGCGGCCGTACATCGTGCTCTTCCTCGCCTCGACGGTCTTCAACTTCATCCTGTTCCAGGCGTATTCGACGATGATGCTCCTCGCCTCCACGAACGCCGGGACGACGATCCTCGGCTTCGACTTCCCGGCGAGCTGGTACGCCTCCGCGCTGGGCGCCTTCGAGGTGGGGCTCGCGCCCGTGGTCGCCGCCCTGTGGGTGCGCATGGGCCACCGCCAGCCGCACGCGTCCCACAAGATCGCCGCCGGAGTGGTCCTCGGCGGCCTGTCGTTCCTGCTGATGGTGGTGCCGACCAGCGGAAACGGCAGCGACGACTACCTGATGTCCGCCTGGTGGATCGTCGGGTCCTACTTCCTGCTGGGCCTCGGCGACATCCTCCTGGAGACCTCCGGGATGTCGGCCACCACCAAGCTCGCCCCGGTGGCCTTCGCCGGCCAGACCATGTCCCTGTGGTTCCTGTCGCTCGCCCTGGCGAACGGCATCCAGGCCCAGACGGTGAAGCTCTACGACGACGTCTCGCACCCGGCCTACTTCGGCGTCAACGGCGCGATCGCGGTGGCCGCGGGCCTCGCGGTGATGGCCGCCGCACCCTGGCTGCGCCGCACCATGCACCCGGTGCACTGAAACCGACGGGACCCCACCGATGCACATCCGTACGTCCTTCCCCTACGAGACGACCCACGACGACGTCCGTATCCCGCTGCCGGACGGGACGCTCCTGTACGCACGCGTGTGGCGACCCCTCACCCCCGAACCGGTACCCGCGATCCTCGAATACCTGCCCTATCGCCTCACCGACTGGACCGCTCCCCGCGACTGGCAGCGCCACCCCTGGTACGCGGGCCACGGCTACGCCTCCGTGCGCGTCGACGTGCGCGGGCACGGCAACAGCGAGGGCGTGCCGGGTGACGAGTACTCCGCGACCGAGCTCGCCGACGGCGTCGAGGTCGTCAACTGGCTGGCCGCGCAGCCCTGGTGCGACGGCAGGGTCGGCATGTTCGGCATCTCCTGGGGCGGCTTCAACTCCCTCCAGATCGCGGCCCTCGCACCCGAGCCGCTCAAGGCGGTCGTCACGGTCTGCTCCACCGACGACCGCTATGACAACGACGTGCACTACATGGGTGGTTCCGTCCTCGCGGTGGACATGCACGCCTGGGCGGCGACGATGCTCGCCTTCGTCTCCCGGCCGCCGGATCCGCTCCATGTCGGCGACGGATGGCGGGACATGTGGCTGGGGCGGCTCGAACAGGTCGACCCGTTCCTCCACACCTGGCTCGACCACCAGACGCGCGACGCCTACTGGCGCCACGGCAGCGTCTGCGAGGACTACGGCGCGATCGACGCGGCCGTCCTCGCGGTGGGCGGCTGGCACGACCCGTACCGCGACACGGTCCTCAGACTCGTCGAGCACCTGCCCGCCGAGCGCGTGCGGGGGCTCATCGGTCCGTGGTCCCACCAGTACCCGGACCGCGGCCTGCCGCCCGGCCCGGCGATCGGCTTCCTCCAGGAGACCCTGCGCTGGTGGGACCAGCACCTGAAGGGCGTCGACACCGGCATCATGCGGGAACCGCTCCTGAGGGCCTACGTGAGCGACTCCCACCCCCCGGCCACGGTCTACGACACCCTGCCCGGGCGCTGGGTCGGCGAGCCGACGTGGCCTTCCCCGAACGTGACGACGGTGTCGTACGGCCTCCAGGGCCCTGCCGTCCTGGTCCGCTCCCCGCAGCACACGGGTGTGGACGCCGGCCGTTTCTTCCCGTTCGGGAACGACGCCGATCTGCCGCCGGACCAGCGGGAGGAGGACGCGCGTTCGGCCTGCTTCGAGTTCGCGGTGGGTGAGGAGACGTGGGTGCTCGGGCGGCCGCGGGTGCGGCTCAGGGTGACCTCGGAGGTGTCGCGCGGACAGGTCGTCGCGCGACTGTGCGACGTCGCCGCGGACGGGTCGTCGACCCTGGTCACGCGGGGCGTGCTGAACCTCTCGGCACGCCATGGGCGGGACCGGGCGGTGCCCTGGGAGCCGGGCGCGACGCAGGAGGTGAGCTTCGAACTGAACGGCATCGGGCACGCCTTCCCGCCCGGCCACCGCATCAGGCTCGCCGTTTCCTCGGCGTACTGGCCGTGGATCTGGCCGCAGCCCGGGTCGCAGGCGGGATTCACGCTGGAGCCGGCGGGGAGCTTCCTCGAGCTGCCGGTACGCGCGCGTGAAGCCTCCTCGGACATCGCGTTCGAGGAGCCGGAGCAGTCCGAGCCGCTCGGCGTGAGCCACCCCGCGA
Encoded proteins:
- a CDS encoding peptide MFS transporter, which encodes MSRTEVEIEPEEPGGKPSPADDTAFFGQPKGLLTLSGLEVWERFSFLGMQAILVLYFADTLAHGGLGMSAGTAASVSAAYGTLVYLVSVAGGWLADRILGSYRAVLWGGVLIACGHYAMAVPTGTMTWVGLGLISAGTGLLKPNAATMVGKLYATDDDRRDAGFALYYMAINIGAFAGPLITGWLGEHKGWHWGFSAAAIGMTFGLIQYVLGRRHLAGRRAAAEFALAPGAMRRALRLIVAGIVAAAVIATGLALAGLLTMDRFVDLLTLVSVVAPVVYFAVMFGSPRVTPEERGRLRPYIVLFLASTVFNFILFQAYSTMMLLASTNAGTTILGFDFPASWYASALGAFEVGLAPVVAALWVRMGHRQPHASHKIAAGVVLGGLSFLLMVVPTSGNGSDDYLMSAWWIVGSYFLLGLGDILLETSGMSATTKLAPVAFAGQTMSLWFLSLALANGIQAQTVKLYDDVSHPAYFGVNGAIAVAAGLAVMAAAPWLRRTMHPVH
- a CDS encoding CocE/NonD family hydrolase, with the protein product MHIRTSFPYETTHDDVRIPLPDGTLLYARVWRPLTPEPVPAILEYLPYRLTDWTAPRDWQRHPWYAGHGYASVRVDVRGHGNSEGVPGDEYSATELADGVEVVNWLAAQPWCDGRVGMFGISWGGFNSLQIAALAPEPLKAVVTVCSTDDRYDNDVHYMGGSVLAVDMHAWAATMLAFVSRPPDPLHVGDGWRDMWLGRLEQVDPFLHTWLDHQTRDAYWRHGSVCEDYGAIDAAVLAVGGWHDPYRDTVLRLVEHLPAERVRGLIGPWSHQYPDRGLPPGPAIGFLQETLRWWDQHLKGVDTGIMREPLLRAYVSDSHPPATVYDTLPGRWVGEPTWPSPNVTTVSYGLQGPAVLVRSPQHTGVDAGRFFPFGNDADLPPDQREEDARSACFEFAVGEETWVLGRPRVRLRVTSEVSRGQVVARLCDVAADGSSTLVTRGVLNLSARHGRDRAVPWEPGATQEVSFELNGIGHAFPPGHRIRLAVSSAYWPWIWPQPGSQAGFTLEPAGSFLELPVRAREASSDIAFEEPEQSEPLGVSHPATFDEPRPERLVVRDVAKGEWRLEVDPRYGGTRVYPDGLEFTEDALETYTIDENDPLSARTRSDWSIRLHRPELAWEATVRTRSEITCDGTDFHASNEVVCTDGGEVVFHRTWEKRIPRTAG